In uncultured Campylobacter sp., the DNA window GAGTTCTCATCTTAAATAATGCAGCATCCGCCGCGTCTGCAAGCTTAGACTCCTCTGTTACTGCCACTAGGCTTTTGCCGTCGTCGCTAGCCAAAAATGCCTCTTTTGTGTCGCCCGAGCGGACGATCAGCAAATTTAGCCCGTTTAGCGAGTTTAGTTTGTCAATCGAGATGAGCTGAGCGTTTTTATCATTTAGACTTTGCTTTAGGTTTTTTACGAACTCCGCTTCGTTCGCATTCGCGCCAAGCACAAAAGCCGCACACGCAGCCAAAACGTAGATGATTTTTTTCATAGCTTCCCTCCCCTTAAAATTTCGCCAATTATATCAATTTAAAATAAAATTTGTTATAATCGCGCCTCATTAATTTAAGGAGAAATTTATGGCTTATTCAATGGGCGATCTAAAAAAAGGTCTAAAAATCGAGGTGGACGGAATTCCGTTTAAAATCATAGAATACCAACACGTAAAACCGGGCAAAGGACCTGCTTTCGTGCGCGTTAAAATAAAATCTTTCATTGATGGCAAGGTGCTTGAAAAGACCTTCCACGCGGGCGATAAATGCGAGGCGCCGAATCTTGAGGAAAAAGAGATGCAGTATCTCTACGACGATGGCGAGGCGTGTCAGTTCATGGATACCGATAGTTACGAACAGATCGCGATCAGCGACGAGGATGTGGGCGAGGCGAAAAAATGGATGCTAGATGGTATGATGGTAAATATAATGTTTTACAACGGCAAAGCGATCGGCGTGGATGTGCCGCAGGTGGTGGAGCTTAAGATCGTAGAAACTGCGCCGAATTTCCGCGGCGATACGCAGGGCAGCAACAAAAAGCCTGCCACGCTTGAGACCGGCGCCGTGGTACAGATCCCATTTCACGTGCTAGAAGGCGAGGTCATCCGCGTTGACACCGTCCGCGGCGAGTATATCGAGCGCGCAAATAAATAATCCCCCCCCCCTGTTTTTGCGAAATTTTGATTTCGCAAAAATTCCTCTTTCTTTTGAAATTTATAAACTCCGAGCGATAAATTTAAACCGCATCGCTGTGTAAATTTTGATTAAAATGGCTTTCGAATTTGCCGCAGCGTGGATCATTTAATCTAAATTTTGCGTAGCGCCGATCTGGCAAATTTAGGATGGTTTTACGATTAAATTTACGGATTTGAAATTTGAGTATAAAAACGCCCGAAAGCAAATCTTACGACCCGCTTTCGGGCTTTGAGCTAGGCTGCAACTTTAATTAGATTTAAAATTTCACCTTCA includes these proteins:
- the efp gene encoding elongation factor P, producing MAYSMGDLKKGLKIEVDGIPFKIIEYQHVKPGKGPAFVRVKIKSFIDGKVLEKTFHAGDKCEAPNLEEKEMQYLYDDGEACQFMDTDSYEQIAISDEDVGEAKKWMLDGMMVNIMFYNGKAIGVDVPQVVELKIVETAPNFRGDTQGSNKKPATLETGAVVQIPFHVLEGEVIRVDTVRGEYIERANK